In a genomic window of Streptomyces noursei ATCC 11455:
- a CDS encoding group II intron maturase-specific domain-containing protein, which produces MIGKPYPSGKTGKVRTMCRTTDTSQPLDALLRQLNPALKGWCVYFRPGVSSATFSYLSYYTWRQVGSWLRRKHRRSTWKDLRRRYCDVGWWPASEERPLFNPAKVTTTRYRYRGTVIPTPWPGLE; this is translated from the coding sequence TTGATCGGCAAGCCCTATCCATCCGGCAAGACCGGCAAGGTCAGGACGATGTGCCGGACAACGGACACGAGCCAGCCGCTCGACGCCCTGCTGCGTCAGCTCAACCCTGCGCTCAAGGGCTGGTGCGTCTACTTCCGGCCCGGCGTGTCCAGCGCGACCTTCTCCTACCTGAGCTACTACACGTGGCGCCAGGTCGGGAGCTGGCTGCGCCGCAAACACCGCCGGTCCACCTGGAAGGACCTACGCCGCCGCTACTGCGACGTCGGATGGTGGCCGGCCTCGGAGGAAAGGCCACTGTTCAACCCCGCGAAGGTAACCACCACGCGTTACCGCTACCGGGGAACAGTCATCCCGACTCCATGGCCTGGCCTGGAATGA